attgctgaaactgtctataagATACATTTCAGTTTTGATGTTCTGTTATTCTTTAAAAGGAATAAGTTCAGATGTATACCATACAGGGCCTTAAACAAAACTATATCAATACACAAGATTGTTAGAAACCAGAATCTAAAAGGATATTATGCTGTCTTTAATGCCCATTCAGTTACAGGCGTCACTGTTGAAATGCAACAAGAATTGTTTCAATTTTAGTATTAGACGTACCGACCCTttctgaaaataataaaataatgatgcaagcatattttaaagtaaattttaacCCCCTGTAATTTTGCTCTAAATCCATCTATTAGAGTAGTGGCCACTGACTAGTATGGCGTGTAATGTTTTGGCTTTTTCATAGTTTTAGTATTAATAAAATCATAAGCATCAGATTTTCGAGCTGGGGACCTCTGATTGAGTTGGCATTGAGCGAATGTCTCGATTATAAGTATTACTGCTGTTATAAACTTTACTATTACTATAGTACAGACCTGAATGATCAGCTGCTTAACCGGAGGACAGATGTCATTAGTGCCACAGGCGTGTGCCATATCGCATTGCTCGTTTATATGTTCTGCTTGGTAATCACTTCTGAAAGCAATAACATGATCAATAACAAGAGCTCCACTTTTTACTGCTCGATCAGTCTGAATATAACAAACGCATATATCAATAAAACCGAGGCATATAAGACCAAGACAGCGTGAGAGCTGGACGAGGCGTGTGCTTCAGGCTGGACAAAACAACTCGTGTATGCAACGCACCATGAGTCTctgaatgttttttatttcacgCAAGTGTTTTTTAACATGATTGTTGAATAACAAGAAGAAGCGTTCGGTCTACCATCAGAGTTTTCAGATATAAATCACATGAAATTCGTCCGCTGTTTTTTCCGGAGACCGATGCTCACCGTGGATCTGATCTGATTGTGACAAAATAAAGAATTTACTATCGCGTAGTTTGGTCTGTAAATAAAGCTCTGAATCTCAGCTCTGTGTTCGCGCTGTTTTCACCTCGCTAAACTTCTTAAACATCCCGTTTTTTGTTCGATATTTCAGAGGAGAAAACACAGTCACTCGCGACTGGAGAAGGCGCGCAGTCACAGACAGACTGAGTCTATAAGGTTCTCATGTGTTGTATAAGCGCGCGGCGCCTCTCGGCAGTCCAGCATTACTGATCGAGTTCAGTTCTTGTGACAGTTCAGATCTATTAAGAAGAATGGCAGAAACAGCTCCAGCTCCAGCTGCTCCACCGGCCAAAGCGCCCAAGAAGAAAACTGCAGCCAAGGCGAAGAAAACGGGTCCGAGCGTGAGCGAGCTCGTCGTCAAAGCTGTGACAGCCTCCAAGGAGAGAAGCGGCGTGTCCCTCGCTGCCCTGAAGAAAGCGCTCGCCGCCGCCGGCTACGACGTGGAGAAGAACAACTCCCGCGTCAAGATCGCCATCAAGGGTTTGGTGACTAAAGGCACCTTGGTTCAGACTAAAGGAACCGGCGCGTCTGGCTCATTCAAGCTGAACAAGAAGCAAGCAGAGACCAAGAAGGCCGCTCCTAAAGCAAAGAAACCCGCAGCCAAAAAGCCCGCAGCTGCCAAGAAGCCCAAGGCTGCAGCAGCAAAGAAGACCGCCGCAAAGAAATCTCCGAAGAAGGCAAAGAAGCCCGCTGCCACAGCCGCTAAGAAGGCGACGAAGAGCCCCAAGAAGGCAACCAAGAGCCCCAAAAAGGCAAAGAAGCCTGCAGCCCCTAAGAAAGCAGCAAAGAGCCCCAAAAAGGCGAAGGTTGCGAAGCCCAAGACGACAAAGCCTAAAGCAGCCAAGCCTAAAAAGGCCGCACCCAAAAAGAAGTAAAGTCACCAGCTGAGGTGTTTTGCTCTGGAAACAAACGGCTCTTTTAAGAGTCACCCACCATCTCATAAAAGAGTTTCAGATCTGCatgtaatgatttttttaaactttactgTAGTTTTATTAGAATTTTTAAATGATCCCGTGTGAGAGCTGATAATGAATGGTCAAATACTAGGGTTGGTAATTTCTAGTGGATTATTTAATTTCATAATATTTAACATCATAAAAAAACCCTTCATTCATAAAGGGTTTTGCCAGTGGtaaatcaatacaccaaaaacacTACTACAAAAATTTTTGTGAGAGTTTGGCGAATCTGTTTTCTTGAATATGCAATCACAGCAAAGAagttcatgtaaaaaaaaaagttcatGTAATTCGTTTTTGGGTTTATATCCTAATATTTATTTCATTAACATCAAACATAATTTTATTCCTCAACAAACAACTGTATTGTATAAGGGGGAGACAGACTGAGGGGGTGGGGTTGAAGTTTGGAGGGAAGTTGACTGATTGGTTTACAGGTTTAACAGAATCCAACCAATAGGCGACTGACAGACGGGTTTAAATACGAGAGGCTCCAGCTGCAGGACTTACATTTCTCTCctgagtttgtgtttgttagagCAGAACTAAAATGAGCGGCAGAGGTAAAACCGGCGGTAAGGCGAGAGCGAAGGCCAAGACTCGCTCATCCAGAGCTGGACTGCAGTTCCCCGTCGGCCGTGTTCACAGACTTCTCCGTAAAGGCAACTATGGTGAGCGTGTCGGTGCCGGTGCTCCCGTTTATCTGGCCGCAGTGCTCGAGTATCTGACCGCTGAGATCCTGGAGTTGGCCGGAAACGCCGCTCGTGACAACAAGAAGACTCGCATCATTCCCCGTCATCTGCAGCTGGCGGTGCGCAATGACGAGGAGCTGAACAAACTTCTGGGCGGTGTGACAATCGCTCAGGGCGGCGTGCTGCCCAACATCCAGGCTGTGCTGTTGCCCAAGAAGACCGAGAAGCCCGCCAAGACCAAATAAACGAACACAAGTTCACTTAAACACaaaggctcttttaagagccacccaCTTATCCATAAGAGAGCAAACTGAAAGCACATGTGTATGCTTGTAAACGATATCAGAATTTGCTTTTCAGATGTGGTGCTGGTTTATGTTAAGAAGTTTTTCTTTGTGTAATCGTGCACAATATATGTCAGAATGCATATATGCATACTTTTACATAtttaatgaaagtaaaaataagaaaattggCTCAATTCTGTTGTTATTGTAATCCTATCAACGTTAACACCTCTATGAAGTTGTAGAACAAAGGAAATGTGGGAAATACTGATGTTTTGTGTCAGTAATGAAAGTAAGGTTTTTAAAGTCTTACAAAGTTTTACATAATTTTGTTAAACAAGTTTTGGAAAGATTTGAGCTTAATGTTTTATATGCTTGTGAATTTTGTGGACAGGAAAAcgaaaataaattatataagtAGAAAATTGGGTGGTGTGCTAGAAATTGTTGTATTTAATGTGCTTAATTTGTTTTGAGAGATCATTCAGAAAGTAATAAACAACATATTATACAGTCATTGTACTAGAAATATACcatataaaactaaaaaaaacgtAAATTGGCCCTTTGCAAACCAAATCTGTCACACTTTATGAATGATTTCAAattttacagttaaaaaaaaacgtaattttttttaaaagtaatatttttttctctttcttcacTGGTAAAATGTGTTACTAATACCTCTAATATGGCATTGAGCAAAATGTGTTATGTAAAATATCCTTATATTTGATGCCATTTTTATTTAACAGATATCACGCAGCCATTGGCCCTGTGTGGTGAAATGACTTCACGCATCATCCAATCACATGTCTCTGTTTCGCTGACGTAATTCGCATTTAGTCTTTAAAAGCGGCCAGCAGGGACCGAATAGGCATTGTTTCGACGAACGCACGGGAGACATCAGCAGCAATGGCAAGAACCAAGCAGACCGCTCGTAAATCTACTGGAGGCAAAGCCCCAAGGAAGCAGCTCGCTACTAAAGCCGCCCGTAAGAGCGCCCCGGCCACCGGTGGAGTGAAGAAGCCTCATCGTTACAGGCCCGGCACCGTGGCTCTGAGAGAGATCCGCCGTTATCAGAAATCAACTGAGCTGCTGATCCGCAAACTTCCCTTCCAGCGTCTGGTGAGAGAAATCGCTCAGGACTT
The Paramisgurnus dabryanus chromosome 1, PD_genome_1.1, whole genome shotgun sequence genome window above contains:
- the LOC135779320 gene encoding histone H1-like, which translates into the protein MAETAPAPAAPPAKAPKKKTAAKAKKTGPSVSELVVKAVTASKERSGVSLAALKKALAAAGYDVEKNNSRVKIAIKGLVTKGTLVQTKGTGASGSFKLNKKQAETKKAAPKAKKPAAKKPAAAKKPKAAAAKKTAAKKSPKKAKKPAATAAKKATKSPKKATKSPKKAKKPAAPKKAAKSPKKAKVAKPKTTKPKAAKPKKAAPKKK
- the LOC135779314 gene encoding histone H2A-like, with translation MSGRGKTGGKARAKAKTRSSRAGLQFPVGRVHRLLRKGNYGERVGAGAPVYLAAVLEYLTAEILELAGNAARDNKKTRIIPRHLQLAVRNDEELNKLLGGVTIAQGGVLPNIQAVLLPKKTEKPAKTK
- the LOC135779306 gene encoding histone H3 codes for the protein MARTKQTARKSTGGKAPRKQLATKAARKSAPATGGVKKPHRYRPGTVALREIRRYQKSTELLIRKLPFQRLVREIAQDFKTDLRFQSSAVMALQESSEAYLVGLFEDTNLCAIHAKRVTIMPKDIQLARRIRGERA